Within Catenulispora sp. GP43, the genomic segment TGACCGAGCCGGACATCGCCGGCCGCGCGAAGTCCTGCATCGCCTGCGCGACGGCCGCCGGGGTGACGGTCGGCTGGACGTTCTGGACCGCCAAAGCGACCGGCGCGGCGGGGAAGGCGCCGCGGGACGTCGATGCCGGGGCTGGTGCGTATGCCGGGGCCGGTGCGTATGCCGGGGCCGGGGTGTCGGCCGGAGCTGGGCCGCCTGCCGGAGCGGTCACGGGGACCAAGTCCGGCGCCGGGGTCGAATCGGACGGGAACGGCGTGGAAGGCGTGCTTTCGATATCGCTTGGGGAATCCGTCGCGGAAGGTGTCGACGAGGACGTGGCAGATGGTGTCGCAGATGGCGTCGCAGAGGGCTGTTTCGCGTGCGCCGCGGTGGAATGGTGCGTGGGCGACAGCGCGGGTTTCGCCGGCGCCACCGCATAAGCGGCCGGAGCCGTCGGCAGGACCCCGGGTGCCCCGATCGCCGCCAAACGCGCCGAGGAGACCCCGTCGTCGAACGCCGAGACCACGGCGTCCACCGCCGCGTCGACATCGATCGTCCGGCCCGGCCGCGGCGCGATCGGGGTCGGCACGCCGCCGGGGAAGATGACGCTCCCGTCCACCATCGGCTTGTCGAACCCGGCGGTGAGGCTGGTCAGCGCGGCCTTCAGGGCGGTGCGGTCGACGCTCACCTTCAACGGCACCTCGCGGCCGCCCCCGGCCAGCGCCGGGATGGCGACCGCCGGGTCGGTGCGGCCCGCGGCCGCCGCGGCGACCGTGCCGGCGTAGTCGATGTGCAGGCCGGACGTGTCCGGCGGGAGCTGGAACGTGGCGCCGTCGGCGGTCAGCCGGATCGGCGCGTTCAGCGTCGGGGCGAGCGCCGCGGACAGCTTGGCCTCGGCGGCGGTGCTCGACAGGCCGCCGATGCCGACGCCGTCCACGACCGTGCCGTTGGGGACCTGGCCCTCGAAGGCGAGGGCGGCGCCGTACAGCGCGCCGAACGCCAGCACGACCGCCAGCCCCGACACCAGCGCCACCCGGCCGCGCCGGCTCCCGCGCCGGGAGCGGTGGTGGTCGGGATGGTGGTCGGACCAGTGGCGGGTCGACAGGATCTTGGTGTCGTCGTCGCTCGAGCCGGAGCGCGTGCGGCCGGCCGCACGCGCCGGGGCGGGCACGGCGCCAGCCCGCGGGGGCGCCGCGGCGGCCGGACGAGCCGATGCCGCCGACACTGCCGCTGCCGCTGCCGCTGCCGATGCCGATGCCGCCGGAGCCGACGCGGCGCCCGCGGTCCCCCGCGGTGCCGGAGCGGTCCGCGGCGGCGGCACCGGCCGGGTGACCGCGGGCGCGGTGCGCCGGAAGTCCGACGCGTGGATCGCGGCCGCGCCCATCGGCACCAACGACTCGGTCGACGGATCGTAGAACGAGGACTCGCCGGACGAGTCGTGGAAGATGCCGCCGAGATAGCGCATCCCGACCGGGCTGCGGCGCGCGGCGTCGTAGCCGGGAACCTGCGTCGGCACGCCGTAGCGGCCGGCGGGCGGTGCGCTCGGCCCGTACTGGCCGGGCGCCGGCGCCGGCGCGGGCTGCGCGGCCTCGGGTCTGGCGGGGCCGGGGCCCTGCGCGGGCACGGTCGGCCTCCCGGCCGCTCCGGCCGCTCCGGCCGCCCCGGCCGGGGCGGCCCCGCCTGCCACCCCGGGCCCGGCACCGGTCGGGACGCCGGCGGCGCGCTGCGCCTGCAGCTCGCGACCGATGGCGTCGAAGTCCCCGAAGAACTGCTCGACGGTGTCCGACAGCAGGTCCGCCTCGGCGCGGCTGGCCAGGTCCGGCGGCACCGACGCGGTGAGCCGCGCCGAGCGCTGGAAGGTCCGCACGCCGCCGAACGCGGCGCCGGGCATCGGCACGACCATCGTCGCGGTGGTCAGCGCCAGCACGTC encodes:
- a CDS encoding VanW family protein, with amino-acid sequence MDPDRQPDYGFGGVPLFRDEVPQVPPPVEPAFGPGSTGFHDASLFRDGGAGQVPGYGAGGDYGTGILSGFGGVDALSSSGGFPAQRYAGPADAAETPRPGAFSHPGPNAFSGGAAAAPGGDPQWDPQWRPTEGPLRVVPAEQASALLRIKLPESPPVPSTTLRGDAAIEEIVEASQMLHRVSPAKATALPGDVLALTTATMVVPMPGAAFGGVRTFQRSARLTASVPPDLASRAEADLLSDTVEQFFGDFDAIGRELQAQRAAGVPTGAGPGVAGGAAPAGAAGAAGAAGRPTVPAQGPGPARPEAAQPAPAPAPGQYGPSAPPAGRYGVPTQVPGYDAARRSPVGMRYLGGIFHDSSGESSFYDPSTESLVPMGAAAIHASDFRRTAPAVTRPVPPPRTAPAPRGTAGAASAPAASASAAAAAAAVSAASARPAAAAPPRAGAVPAPARAAGRTRSGSSDDDTKILSTRHWSDHHPDHHRSRRGSRRGRVALVSGLAVVLAFGALYGAALAFEGQVPNGTVVDGVGIGGLSSTAAEAKLSAALAPTLNAPIRLTADGATFQLPPDTSGLHIDYAGTVAAAAAGRTDPAVAIPALAGGGREVPLKVSVDRTALKAALTSLTAGFDKPMVDGSVIFPGGVPTPIAPRPGRTIDVDAAVDAVVSAFDDGVSSARLAAIGAPGVLPTAPAAYAVAPAKPALSPTHHSTAAHAKQPSATPSATPSATSSSTPSATDSPSDIESTPSTPFPSDSTPAPDLVPVTAPAGGPAPADTPAPAYAPAPAYAPAPASTSRGAFPAAPVALAVQNVQPTVTPAAVAQAMQDFARPAMSGSVTLITGGVKTVLKPAILGRHLAIEPDGHGGLAPKLDGAGIRAELDHEALAKLEQPPTDASFAVSGGQPVLVPGKDGVGYAPEAIQNAVLPVLTKTSSAQRVATVPIGPLPPALTTEAAQALGIRDVMGLYTAPFSAATQRTANVKHAADLVRGQILQPGQVFSLNQVLGARTAADGFIPVSGQSGSAASAQDAGAGSSLVATALFNAEYLAGLKDVEHHPHATVTDHFPPGMEAAVSYPDVDLKFQNDSGAPVYLWTSSTDNAVTVAVLGQKAYDSVQTDTSPHYALVQPKTTYSSAASCVANDGVPGFQVDVTRTLTKAGQNPVREVFHSSYAAQDKVVCGQAGTADGPAAGGGSPTGASSGTPTGGATSSPYPPTGTQGATTSSPNSPSGPGTPSGGAASGSPDGTATSGSDGSLLGGLLGGPSSHR